CCTCCCTCCGGCCCCCGTCCCCCGCTGCGCAGGGGAGGGGGAGACCTGAATCGCGCTTCGGCTGGCCTCGTGCACTCGACTGCGCGTGCAGTCCGCGAAGGCGGACTTCGGGCCGTCGTTGCCGCGAATTCATTCGCCCCAGCACAGCCGAGGCCGGGACATCACCCAGGACCAGAACGGCACCCATCCGCCTGGACAGGTGCCGTTCGCATTTCCGAGAATCGCAGCCGTTCCCACCGTGATGACCGTAGTTACCGCCGCAGTTGCCGTCGTCAGCCCGCCCCTGCCGCGGTGACCGTCCGCCCGAACCGCTGCGAAAGGCGCCGCAGCACCAGCTCGCTGATCCCCTTGAGCGTGTGGAACACGCCGTCTCCGCTCAGCGCCTCGGCCTCGAAGCGCGGTAGGTCGCGGTAGTTCAGCAGGTCGTCCATCTCCTCCAGCGACATCACGTCCGGCAGGTCGCGCTTGTTGTACTGCAGCACGATGGGAATCGTCCGCGGATCCACCCCCTGTTCCAGCAGGTTCACCTGCAGGTTGCGGAAGCTTTCCACGTTCTCGTCGCGCTGCGCCCGCTGGCTATCCGCGACGAACACCACGCCGTCAGCGCCCTGCAGCACCAGCTTGCGGGTGGCGTCGTAGTACACTTGCCCGGGCACCGTGTACAGCTGGAACCGCGTCTGGAACCCGGAGATGGTGCCCAGGTCCAGCGGCAGGAAGTCGAAGAAGAGCGTACGGTCCGTCTCCGTGGCGAGCGACACCATGCGGCCGCGCCGGTCCTCGGGCACCTGGCCGTGGATGTACTGGAGGTTGGTGGTCTTGCCGCTTCGCCCGGGACCGTA
The Longimicrobium sp. genome window above contains:
- a CDS encoding GTPase domain-containing protein yields the protein MSLVNYSTREITSKIVYYGPGRSGKTTNLQYIHGQVPEDRRGRMVSLATETDRTLFFDFLPLDLGTISGFQTRFQLYTVPGQVYYDATRKLVLQGADGVVFVADSQRAQRDENVESFRNLQVNLLEQGVDPRTIPIVLQYNKRDLPDVMSLEEMDDLLNYRDLPRFEAEALSGDGVFHTLKGISELVLRRLSQRFGRTVTAAGAG